A window from Hemibagrus wyckioides isolate EC202008001 linkage group LG17, SWU_Hwy_1.0, whole genome shotgun sequence encodes these proteins:
- the tnfaip1 gene encoding BTB/POZ domain-containing adapter for CUL3-mediated RhoA degradation protein 2 yields MSGESCLHPLRPQADPILTISSTQCPKIKSCSQRGTAGSKYVRLNIGGTLYYSTVQVLTRQDTLLKSMFSGKMEVFTDKEGWILIDRCGKHFGLILSYLRDGSVTLPKSRQGVMEVFTEAKYYQIQGLVDLCQRALQDNMQKALCVIPIITSQKEEEKLIQGCTRPAVKLLYNRGNNKYSYTSNSDDNLLKNIELFEKLSLSYNGRVLFIKDVIGDEICCWSFYGQGRKLAEVCCTSIVYATEKKQTKVEFPEARIYEETLNALLYETLPVPDNSLLEATRRRAHCCSHSEEDESVELRERVRRIHVKRYSTYDDRPLGH; encoded by the exons ATGTCAGGAGAGAGCTGCCTGCACCCGCTACGGCCTCAGGCCGACCCAATCCTCACCATCTCTTCAACACAGTGTCCCAAGATTAAGAGTTGTAGCCAGCGTGGAACGGCAGGAAGCAAATACGTCCGCCTTAACATAGGAGGAACGCTCTACTATTCCACTGTGCAAGTGCTTACGCGGCAGGACACATTGCTTAAGTCCATGTTTAGCGGCAAGATGGAGGTCTTCACCGACAAGGAAG GTTGGATTTTGATAGACCGCTGTGGGAAACACTTCGGTTTGATTCTCAGCTACTTGCGTGATGGAAGTGTAACTTTGCCGAAGAGCAGGCAGGGTGTCATGGAGGTCTTCACTGAGGCAAAGTATTATCAGATCCAGGGACTGGTGGACTTGTGTCAACGTGCGCTACAG GACAATATGCAGAAAGCTCTGTGCGTTATCCCCATCATCACCTCCcagaaggaagaggagaaatTGATCCAGGGCTGTACGAGG CCTGCAGTCAAGCTACTCTACAATCGAGGCAATAACAAATATTCCTACACCAG CAACTCGGATGACAACTTGCTCAAGAACATCGAACTGTTCGAGAAGCTGTCCCTGAGCTACAACGGACGCGTGCTGTTCATTAAGGACGTCATCGGCGATGAGATCTGTTGCTGGTCCTTCTACGGGCAGGGTCGCAAATTAGCCGAAGTTTGCTGCACATCCATTGTCTATGCTACTGAGAAAAAGCAGACCAAG GTGGAGTTTCCCGAGGCTCGTATCTACGAAGAGACACTAAACGCTCTGCTTTACGAGACACTCCCGGTTCCTGACAACTCTCTCCTGGAGGCCACGCGCAGACGAGCTCACTGCTGCTCACACAGCGAGGAAGACGAGAGCGTGGAGCTGAGAGAGCGAGTACGGCGCATACACGTTAAGAGATACAGCACCTACGACGACAGACCACTGGGACATTAG